TCCTAAAAATACAAGACAATATATTTACGATTGTTTAAAAGATTATACAGGGAAAGTTCTTTTAAACTTTGCTGATAAAGATTTGGATAATATGGATATAGTTGCAGATGTTGTTGAGCATATTAACTATAAGTTCGATAAATATTTATCAAAGAAAAAAGATAAATTTTTAGAAGTTGAATATCTGACAGATAAAAAAGTTCCTAAATTAATAGAAGGATACGAACTTGCAAAAATCTCAAATATAGTCAAGGATTTAATAAATGAACATTCAGAAGCATTGACACCAAAGGCTCTTGCTGATAAAGCAGTAGATTTGGGAAAAGAATTCGGCTTTGAAGTTGAAATATTGGATGAAAAGAAGGCAGCAAAATTAGGAATGAAATCTTATTTATCAGTTGCAAGAGCAGCATTTCATAGACCTTATGTGATAGTTATGAGATATGTTGGAAACAAAGCTTCTAAATATATTCATGGTTTAGTTGGAAAAGGCTTAACTTACGATACAGGAGGACTTTCATTAAAGCCAAATGATTCCATGCTTGGAATGAAACAAGATATGGGTGGAGCAGCAACAATGATAGGAGCTATGTGTGCACTGGCAAAAATGAAAGTTAAGAAAAATGTAATTTGTGTTGTAGCAGCTTGTGAAAATTCTATAGGACCAAATGCGTACAGACCTGGTGATGTGATAGATACAATGAATGGTAAAACTGTTGAGGTAACAAATACTGATGCCGAAGGAAGACTTACATTAATTGATGCCTTAACTTACATCATAAGAAAAGAAAAAGTTGATGAAATAGTTGATGCAGCAACTTTAACAGGAGCAGTTATGATAGCTCTTGGAGAAGATGTAACAGGGGTATTTTCAAATGATAATGAGGCAGCTAAAAAATTAATTGATGCCAGTGAAAATTGGTATGAATATTTCTGGCAAATGCCTATGTATGATACATATAAGAGATATTTTAAATCAGATATAGCTGATATGCAAAATACAGGTTCAAGAATGGGCGGATCAGTAAATGCGGCTAAATTTTTGGAAGAATTCGTGGAAGGTAAAAAATGGATACATTTAGATATAGCTGGAACGGCTTTTTCAAATGGAGGTAATCCATATTATAATAAAAAAGGAGCAACAGGACAGGTATTTAGAACTGTTTATTCTTATATAAAAGGCTAAGAAAAATTAAATATAATAAAAAAATTTTTTAGATTGAAGAGGAGAAAAAGATATAAAAAAATCTCCTCTTTATTTTTTATGCAAGAGTAAAAAATTATTCGTATATTTAGTAAAATGATTGACAATGAATTTAAAATTTAGTAATATTAACTTAATGGAACTAATAAGGGGGAAGATTTATTGTGTTTAAGAAAGTATTGTTTTGTTTTTTTACTTTTATGACTTTTTCTTATGCGGATGACTTGTTTGAAATAGAGAAAAGAAGAGATGAGCAAAGTAATTTTGAAAGTTTGATAAAATCAAAAGATTTTAATGTTAAAAAATCTGAATACAGTGAAGAGATGGAAGAGTTAGTAATTAATATTAAGAGTATTAATCTGGAAGGGAATACTGTTTTAGAAAAATTTCAGATAAATCCATTTTTAAAAAAATATATAGGAAATAATGTAAATGTTTATTCCTTAATTAGAGATTTAGAAAATAAATATATTGAGAAGGGATATATTACAACTAGAGTTGGGCTTAATTTAGAAAAGTCCGATTTATTTAATGGTAATATATCTCTTTTTGTTTTAGAAGGAAAAATAGAAAAAGTGCTCTATGATAATGAGGAAAAAAGATTTAAAACTTTTATTACTTTTCCACAGAGGGAAAATAAAATTTTAAACATAAGAGATCTTGATCAGGGTAT
The sequence above is drawn from the Fusobacterium russii ATCC 25533 genome and encodes:
- a CDS encoding leucyl aminopeptidase, encoding MSFKCVKKFENSYDRYVVLTSSDKIILPDYIKKENKKFIEDVIKKNDFKAKSSEKIEITLQQDKKVMNLILIGLGEKKALNPKNTRQYIYDCLKDYTGKVLLNFADKDLDNMDIVADVVEHINYKFDKYLSKKKDKFLEVEYLTDKKVPKLIEGYELAKISNIVKDLINEHSEALTPKALADKAVDLGKEFGFEVEILDEKKAAKLGMKSYLSVARAAFHRPYVIVMRYVGNKASKYIHGLVGKGLTYDTGGLSLKPNDSMLGMKQDMGGAATMIGAMCALAKMKVKKNVICVVAACENSIGPNAYRPGDVIDTMNGKTVEVTNTDAEGRLTLIDALTYIIRKEKVDEIVDAATLTGAVMIALGEDVTGVFSNDNEAAKKLIDASENWYEYFWQMPMYDTYKRYFKSDIADMQNTGSRMGGSVNAAKFLEEFVEGKKWIHLDIAGTAFSNGGNPYYNKKGATGQVFRTVYSYIKG